Proteins from a single region of Parambassis ranga chromosome 16, fParRan2.1, whole genome shotgun sequence:
- the LOC114448098 gene encoding retinoic acid receptor RXR-beta-A-like isoform X3, whose protein sequence is MHSISSSEDIKPPFGLRPMPAHSPGMLSQKRLCIICGDRSSGKHYGVYSCEGCKGFFKRTVRKDLSYTCRDNKECLVDKRQRNRCQYCRYQKCLAMGMKREDIRCNRTEWVDPTAPNLTVQEERQRNRERDGDLEFTVGVNDEMPVEKILEAETAVEQKTELHSDGGFAGNSPHDAVTNICQTADKQLFALVEWAKRIPHFSELPLDDQVILLRAGWNELLIASFSHRSIPLKDGVLLASELQRDSAHSAGVGAIFDRESVQSAEVGAIFDRVLTELVNKMRDMQMDKTELGCLRAIVLFNPDAKGLSSTSEVELLREKVYASLESYCKQKYPEQQGRFAKLLLRLPALRSIGLKCLEHLFFFKLIGDTPIDTFLMEMLEAPHQLS, encoded by the exons ATGCACTCaatcagcagctcagaggatATTAAGCCTCCATTCGGCCTGAGGCCCATGCCAGCTCACAGTCCGGGAATGCTGTCTCAGAAACGCCTGTGTATCATCTGTGGAGACCGCTCTTCTG GAAAACACTATGGAGTGTACAGCTGTGAGGGTTGCAAAGGTTTCTTTAAACGAACTGTGCGCAAAGACCTGAGCTACACCTGCAGGGATAACAAAGAGTGCCTGGTTGACAAACGCCAGCGCAATCGCTGCCAGTACTGCCGCTACCAGAAGTGCCTGGCCATGGGTATGAAGAGGGAAG ATATTAGGTGCAATAGGACTGAATGGGTGGATCCTACAGCACCAAATTTAA CAGTCCAGGAAGAGCGTCAGCGGAACCGCGAGCGTGATGGAGACCTGGAGTTTACTGTCGGAGTGAATGATGAGATGCCTGTAGAGAAGATCTTGGAGGCAGAGACGGCTGTGGAGCAGAAGACCGAGCTTCACTCTGATGGAGGCTTTGCAGGAAACTCT cccCATGATGCTGTTACCAACATCTGCcagactgcagacaaacagctgTTTGCTTTGGTGGAGTGGGCAAAGAGAATCCCTCATTTCTCCGAGCTGCCCCTCGATGACCAGGTCATCCTGCTGCGTGCTG GGTGGAATGAGCTCCTAATTGCCTCGTTCTCCCATCGCTCCATTCCTCTGAAAGATGGCGTCCTCCTGGCGTCTGAGCTGCAGCGGGACAGTGCACACAGTGCAGGAGTAGGAGCCATTTTTGACAG GGAGAGTGTGCAGAGTGCAGAAGTCGGGGCCATATTTGATAG GGTTCTCACTGAGCTTGTCAATAAAATGAGAGATATGCAAATGGACAAAACCGAGCTGGGCTGCCTCCGAGCCATTGTCCTGTTTAACCCAG ATGCAAAAGGGCTCTCCAGCACCAGTGAGGTGGAGCTCCTTAGAGAAAAGGTCTATGCATCATTGGAATCCTACTGCAAACAGAAATATCCAGAGCAGCAGGGAAG gtttGCAAAGCTTCTCCTTCGACTGCCAGCGCTGCGATCCATTGGCTTGAAGTGCTTGGAGCACCTTTTCTTCTTCAAGCTGATCGGTGACACGCCTATTGACACTTTCCTCATGGAAATGCTTGAAGCTCCCCATCAGTTGTCTTAG
- the LOC114448098 gene encoding retinoic acid receptor RXR-beta-A-like isoform X2, producing the protein MSSQQPNSSASNSPTNILGSPFSVISPSLNSPVVSPSLGFGPISNSQISPSAPVSGMHSISSSEDIKPPFGLRPMPAHSPGMLSQKRLCIICGDRSSGKHYGVYSCEGCKGFFKRTVRKDLSYTCRDNKECLVDKRQRNRCQYCRYQKCLAMGMKREAVQEERQRNRERDGDLEFTVGVNDEMPVEKILEAETAVEQKTELHSDGGFAGNSPHDAVTNICQTADKQLFALVEWAKRIPHFSELPLDDQVILLRAGWNELLIASFSHRSIPLKDGVLLASELQRDSAHSAGVGAIFDRESVQSAEVGAIFDRVLTELVNKMRDMQMDKTELGCLRAIVLFNPDAKGLSSTSEVELLREKVYASLESYCKQKYPEQQGRFAKLLLRLPALRSIGLKCLEHLFFFKLIGDTPIDTFLMEMLEAPHQLS; encoded by the exons ATGTCCTCACAGCAGCCTAATAGCTCAGCCTCCAACAGCCCCACCAATATCTTGGGTTCTCCATTCTCTGTGATCAGTCCCTCACTTAACTCCCCAGTGGTCTCACCCTCTCTGGGGTTTGGACCCATCAGCAACAGTCAG ATCTCTCCTTCAGCACCCGTATCAGGGATGCACTCaatcagcagctcagaggatATTAAGCCTCCATTCGGCCTGAGGCCCATGCCAGCTCACAGTCCGGGAATGCTGTCTCAGAAACGCCTGTGTATCATCTGTGGAGACCGCTCTTCTG GAAAACACTATGGAGTGTACAGCTGTGAGGGTTGCAAAGGTTTCTTTAAACGAACTGTGCGCAAAGACCTGAGCTACACCTGCAGGGATAACAAAGAGTGCCTGGTTGACAAACGCCAGCGCAATCGCTGCCAGTACTGCCGCTACCAGAAGTGCCTGGCCATGGGTATGAAGAGGGAAG CAGTCCAGGAAGAGCGTCAGCGGAACCGCGAGCGTGATGGAGACCTGGAGTTTACTGTCGGAGTGAATGATGAGATGCCTGTAGAGAAGATCTTGGAGGCAGAGACGGCTGTGGAGCAGAAGACCGAGCTTCACTCTGATGGAGGCTTTGCAGGAAACTCT cccCATGATGCTGTTACCAACATCTGCcagactgcagacaaacagctgTTTGCTTTGGTGGAGTGGGCAAAGAGAATCCCTCATTTCTCCGAGCTGCCCCTCGATGACCAGGTCATCCTGCTGCGTGCTG GGTGGAATGAGCTCCTAATTGCCTCGTTCTCCCATCGCTCCATTCCTCTGAAAGATGGCGTCCTCCTGGCGTCTGAGCTGCAGCGGGACAGTGCACACAGTGCAGGAGTAGGAGCCATTTTTGACAG GGAGAGTGTGCAGAGTGCAGAAGTCGGGGCCATATTTGATAG GGTTCTCACTGAGCTTGTCAATAAAATGAGAGATATGCAAATGGACAAAACCGAGCTGGGCTGCCTCCGAGCCATTGTCCTGTTTAACCCAG ATGCAAAAGGGCTCTCCAGCACCAGTGAGGTGGAGCTCCTTAGAGAAAAGGTCTATGCATCATTGGAATCCTACTGCAAACAGAAATATCCAGAGCAGCAGGGAAG gtttGCAAAGCTTCTCCTTCGACTGCCAGCGCTGCGATCCATTGGCTTGAAGTGCTTGGAGCACCTTTTCTTCTTCAAGCTGATCGGTGACACGCCTATTGACACTTTCCTCATGGAAATGCTTGAAGCTCCCCATCAGTTGTCTTAG
- the LOC114448097 gene encoding macrophage mannose receptor 1-like isoform X2, with product MCRVVGRKLEKLLCSCFSGGVCQPANLSSPEERRIMMKRTLALPLIFISVCCSFTLGSSDFHLISLLKTYDDAKSFCREMYTDLATIHNSTDMSNLSSLVSSATARAWIGLEMGDEAVWHWSWPNKETDFFNWKTGEPQTVNQSACAAMDNHGEWFESDCDIKRMFVCHGPGDTSSPVFVAKTKSWRDAQSYCRSLSSDLVSVHSAEENNAVQNVSASQVVWLGLFRDQWKWSDGSNSSFRFWKTSQPNYNNGQECTAAVFNDGGQWNNLKCGDRNHFICHGAEAAPALGLTAPNTTEITSFTSSPELDNVTTETPTQLTPVTSMNVTTSQNTTHSNTTEGQSVETANLILIQENMTWIEAMSYCREHHIDLVHISSKDVQEKVAEKAKNASSLHVWLGLRYTCQFKFWFWTTSSFGCYQNWVPGQGSEGKYGCGVSGAIEATGGQQWVGLPEMEKLNFICSACTV from the exons ATGTGCAGGGTAGTGGGAAGGAAACTTGAAAAACTGCTCTGTAGCTGTTTCAGTGGAGGTGTCTGTCAACCAGCCAA CTTGTCATCACCTGAAGAGAGACGCATCATGATGAAAAGGACTTTAGCTCTGCCACTGATTTTTATTTCAG TATGTTGCTCCTTCACGCTGGGATCTTCAGACTTTCACCTCATCAGTCTTTTAAAGACCTACGACGATGCAAAGAGTTTCTGCAGAGAAATGTACACTGATTTAGCAACGATCCACAACTCCACAGACATGAGTAATTTGAGCTCTTTAGTGTCGTCTGCCACTGCCAGAGCCTGGATAGGACTGGAGATGGGAGATGAGGCAGTGTGGCACTGGTCTTGGCCTAATAAAGAAACAGATTTTTTCAACTGGAAGACAGGAGAACCACAGACAGTTAATCAATCTGCGTGTGCAGCAATGGATAATCATGGTGAATGGTTCGAAAGTGACTGTGACATTAAAAGAATGTTCGTTTGTCATG GCCCCGGTGATACCAGCAGTCCTGTTTTTGTAGCTAAGACCAAATCATGGAGGGACGCTCAGAGCTACTGCAGGAGCTTATCGTCTGATCTAGTCAGTGTACACTCAGCAGAGGAGAATAATGCAGTACAAAATGTGTCTGCATCACAAGTTGTGTGGCTTGGCCTCTTCAGAGATCAATGGAAATGGTCTGATGGAAGTAACTCATCATTTCGTTTCTGGAAAACCTCTCAACCCAACTACAACAATGGTCAGGAGtgtacagctgctgtgtttaatgATGGAGGGCAGTGGAATAACTTGAAATGTGGAGACAGGAACCATTTCATCTGTCATGGAG cagaagcagcaccTGCCCTGGGACTGACAGCACCTAATACAACAGAGATTACATCATTTACCTCGAGCCCCGAGCTCGACAATGTGACGACAGAAACCCCAACACAGCTGACCCCTGTGACGTCTATGAATGTAACCACCAGCCAGAACACGACACACTCCAACACAACCGAGGGTCAGAGTGTGGAAACAG CCAACCTGATACTCATCCAGGAAAACATGACATGGATTGAAGCTATGAGTTACTGCAGGGAGCACCACATTGACCTTGTCCACATTAGCAGCAAAGACGTTCAGGAGAAGGTGGCTGAAAAGGCAAAGAATGCTTCATCACTTCATGTGTGGTTGGGTCTGCGCTACACCTGTCAATTTAAATTCTGGTTCTGGACCACATCAAGTTTTGGTTGCTATCAGAACTGGGTACCAGGACAAGGATCTGAAGGGAAATATGGCTGTGGTGTTAGTGGCGCCATTGAGGCCACTGGGGGGCAGCAGTGGGTTGGTTTGCCTGAGATGGAAAAACTGAATTTTATCTGCTCTGCATGTACTGTATGA
- the LOC114448098 gene encoding retinoic acid receptor RXR-beta-A-like isoform X1 — protein MSSQQPNSSASNSPTNILGSPFSVISPSLNSPVVSPSLGFGPISNSQISPSAPVSGMHSISSSEDIKPPFGLRPMPAHSPGMLSQKRLCIICGDRSSGKHYGVYSCEGCKGFFKRTVRKDLSYTCRDNKECLVDKRQRNRCQYCRYQKCLAMGMKREDIRCNRTEWVDPTAPNLTVQEERQRNRERDGDLEFTVGVNDEMPVEKILEAETAVEQKTELHSDGGFAGNSPHDAVTNICQTADKQLFALVEWAKRIPHFSELPLDDQVILLRAGWNELLIASFSHRSIPLKDGVLLASELQRDSAHSAGVGAIFDRESVQSAEVGAIFDRVLTELVNKMRDMQMDKTELGCLRAIVLFNPDAKGLSSTSEVELLREKVYASLESYCKQKYPEQQGRFAKLLLRLPALRSIGLKCLEHLFFFKLIGDTPIDTFLMEMLEAPHQLS, from the exons ATGTCCTCACAGCAGCCTAATAGCTCAGCCTCCAACAGCCCCACCAATATCTTGGGTTCTCCATTCTCTGTGATCAGTCCCTCACTTAACTCCCCAGTGGTCTCACCCTCTCTGGGGTTTGGACCCATCAGCAACAGTCAG ATCTCTCCTTCAGCACCCGTATCAGGGATGCACTCaatcagcagctcagaggatATTAAGCCTCCATTCGGCCTGAGGCCCATGCCAGCTCACAGTCCGGGAATGCTGTCTCAGAAACGCCTGTGTATCATCTGTGGAGACCGCTCTTCTG GAAAACACTATGGAGTGTACAGCTGTGAGGGTTGCAAAGGTTTCTTTAAACGAACTGTGCGCAAAGACCTGAGCTACACCTGCAGGGATAACAAAGAGTGCCTGGTTGACAAACGCCAGCGCAATCGCTGCCAGTACTGCCGCTACCAGAAGTGCCTGGCCATGGGTATGAAGAGGGAAG ATATTAGGTGCAATAGGACTGAATGGGTGGATCCTACAGCACCAAATTTAA CAGTCCAGGAAGAGCGTCAGCGGAACCGCGAGCGTGATGGAGACCTGGAGTTTACTGTCGGAGTGAATGATGAGATGCCTGTAGAGAAGATCTTGGAGGCAGAGACGGCTGTGGAGCAGAAGACCGAGCTTCACTCTGATGGAGGCTTTGCAGGAAACTCT cccCATGATGCTGTTACCAACATCTGCcagactgcagacaaacagctgTTTGCTTTGGTGGAGTGGGCAAAGAGAATCCCTCATTTCTCCGAGCTGCCCCTCGATGACCAGGTCATCCTGCTGCGTGCTG GGTGGAATGAGCTCCTAATTGCCTCGTTCTCCCATCGCTCCATTCCTCTGAAAGATGGCGTCCTCCTGGCGTCTGAGCTGCAGCGGGACAGTGCACACAGTGCAGGAGTAGGAGCCATTTTTGACAG GGAGAGTGTGCAGAGTGCAGAAGTCGGGGCCATATTTGATAG GGTTCTCACTGAGCTTGTCAATAAAATGAGAGATATGCAAATGGACAAAACCGAGCTGGGCTGCCTCCGAGCCATTGTCCTGTTTAACCCAG ATGCAAAAGGGCTCTCCAGCACCAGTGAGGTGGAGCTCCTTAGAGAAAAGGTCTATGCATCATTGGAATCCTACTGCAAACAGAAATATCCAGAGCAGCAGGGAAG gtttGCAAAGCTTCTCCTTCGACTGCCAGCGCTGCGATCCATTGGCTTGAAGTGCTTGGAGCACCTTTTCTTCTTCAAGCTGATCGGTGACACGCCTATTGACACTTTCCTCATGGAAATGCTTGAAGCTCCCCATCAGTTGTCTTAG
- the LOC114448097 gene encoding C-type mannose receptor 2-like isoform X1, whose protein sequence is MCRVVGRKLEKLLCSCFSGGVCQPANLSSPEERRIMMKRTLALPLIFISVCCSFTLGSSDFHLISLLKTYDDAKSFCREMYTDLATIHNSTDMSNLSSLVSSATARAWIGLEMGDEAVWHWSWPNKETDFFNWKTGEPQTVNQSACAAMDNHGEWFESDCDIKRMFVCHGPGDTSSPVFVAKTKSWRDAQSYCRSLSSDLVSVHSAEENNAVQNVSASQVVWLGLFRDQWKWSDGSNSSFRFWKTSQPNYNNGQECTAAVFNDGGQWNNLKCGDRNHFICHGASKSMATTTDQKPVTTNSSSQEVIITFHFTVANTNQQPNNATTTAEAAPALGLTAPNTTEITSFTSSPELDNVTTETPTQLTPVTSMNVTTSQNTTHSNTTEGQSVETANLILIQENMTWIEAMSYCREHHIDLVHISSKDVQEKVAEKAKNASSLHVWLGLRYTCQFKFWFWTTSSFGCYQNWVPGQGSEGKYGCGVSGAIEATGGQQWVGLPEMEKLNFICSACTV, encoded by the exons ATGTGCAGGGTAGTGGGAAGGAAACTTGAAAAACTGCTCTGTAGCTGTTTCAGTGGAGGTGTCTGTCAACCAGCCAA CTTGTCATCACCTGAAGAGAGACGCATCATGATGAAAAGGACTTTAGCTCTGCCACTGATTTTTATTTCAG TATGTTGCTCCTTCACGCTGGGATCTTCAGACTTTCACCTCATCAGTCTTTTAAAGACCTACGACGATGCAAAGAGTTTCTGCAGAGAAATGTACACTGATTTAGCAACGATCCACAACTCCACAGACATGAGTAATTTGAGCTCTTTAGTGTCGTCTGCCACTGCCAGAGCCTGGATAGGACTGGAGATGGGAGATGAGGCAGTGTGGCACTGGTCTTGGCCTAATAAAGAAACAGATTTTTTCAACTGGAAGACAGGAGAACCACAGACAGTTAATCAATCTGCGTGTGCAGCAATGGATAATCATGGTGAATGGTTCGAAAGTGACTGTGACATTAAAAGAATGTTCGTTTGTCATG GCCCCGGTGATACCAGCAGTCCTGTTTTTGTAGCTAAGACCAAATCATGGAGGGACGCTCAGAGCTACTGCAGGAGCTTATCGTCTGATCTAGTCAGTGTACACTCAGCAGAGGAGAATAATGCAGTACAAAATGTGTCTGCATCACAAGTTGTGTGGCTTGGCCTCTTCAGAGATCAATGGAAATGGTCTGATGGAAGTAACTCATCATTTCGTTTCTGGAAAACCTCTCAACCCAACTACAACAATGGTCAGGAGtgtacagctgctgtgtttaatgATGGAGGGCAGTGGAATAACTTGAAATGTGGAGACAGGAACCATTTCATCTGTCATGGAG CAAGTAAATCAATGGCAACAACCACCGATCAAAAACCTGTAACTACAAACAGCTCATCTCAAGAGGTCATAATAACGTTTCATTTCACTGTGGCCAATACAAACCAACAACCAAACAATGCTACCAccacagcagaagcagcaccTGCCCTGGGACTGACAGCACCTAATACAACAGAGATTACATCATTTACCTCGAGCCCCGAGCTCGACAATGTGACGACAGAAACCCCAACACAGCTGACCCCTGTGACGTCTATGAATGTAACCACCAGCCAGAACACGACACACTCCAACACAACCGAGGGTCAGAGTGTGGAAACAG CCAACCTGATACTCATCCAGGAAAACATGACATGGATTGAAGCTATGAGTTACTGCAGGGAGCACCACATTGACCTTGTCCACATTAGCAGCAAAGACGTTCAGGAGAAGGTGGCTGAAAAGGCAAAGAATGCTTCATCACTTCATGTGTGGTTGGGTCTGCGCTACACCTGTCAATTTAAATTCTGGTTCTGGACCACATCAAGTTTTGGTTGCTATCAGAACTGGGTACCAGGACAAGGATCTGAAGGGAAATATGGCTGTGGTGTTAGTGGCGCCATTGAGGCCACTGGGGGGCAGCAGTGGGTTGGTTTGCCTGAGATGGAAAAACTGAATTTTATCTGCTCTGCATGTACTGTATGA